The Rhizobium sp. BT03 genome contains a region encoding:
- a CDS encoding hydroxyacid dehydrogenase has product MTKTERPLVISAPEPRTLDLIFTDKARAELQAKYEIVEADPENIAGLGDEILGRTRYIIGQPPLSVETLAGMPALRSILNVESNLLNNMPYEVLFERGIHVVTTGQVFAEPVAEIGLGFALALARGIVDADVAFRQGAELWGGEGNASARLIAGSEIGIVGFGDLGKALRRLLSGFRARIRVFDPWLPRSILEENGVEPASLEDVLTKSDFVFVVAAVTSENKGFLGADAFAGMRRGAAFILLSRADVVDFEALMAAVSSGHIVAASDVYPEEPLPADHPVRSLKGFIRSAHRAGALDSAFKKMGDMVLEDMDLMDRGLPPMRCKRAERETVSRMRSKPVAVN; this is encoded by the coding sequence ATGACGAAGACCGAACGGCCGCTGGTAATCAGCGCGCCCGAGCCGCGCACGCTCGATCTGATCTTCACCGACAAGGCGCGCGCCGAACTGCAGGCGAAATATGAAATCGTCGAGGCCGATCCCGAAAATATCGCCGGGCTCGGCGACGAGATCCTCGGCAGGACCCGTTACATCATCGGCCAGCCGCCGCTCTCAGTGGAAACGCTGGCTGGAATGCCGGCCCTGCGCTCGATCCTCAACGTCGAAAGCAATCTGTTGAACAACATGCCCTATGAGGTGCTTTTCGAGCGCGGCATCCATGTCGTGACGACGGGCCAGGTCTTCGCCGAGCCGGTCGCCGAAATCGGTCTCGGCTTCGCGCTGGCCCTGGCGCGCGGCATCGTCGATGCGGATGTCGCCTTCCGCCAGGGCGCCGAACTCTGGGGCGGGGAGGGCAATGCGAGTGCCCGGCTGATCGCCGGTTCCGAGATCGGCATCGTCGGCTTCGGCGATCTCGGCAAGGCCCTGCGCCGGCTGCTGTCCGGCTTCAGGGCGCGCATCAGGGTGTTCGATCCCTGGCTGCCCCGCTCGATCCTCGAGGAAAACGGCGTCGAGCCGGCAAGCCTGGAGGATGTGCTGACAAAGAGCGATTTCGTCTTCGTCGTCGCCGCCGTCACCAGTGAAAACAAGGGATTTCTCGGTGCCGACGCCTTCGCCGGCATGCGCCGCGGGGCGGCCTTCATCCTGCTCAGCCGCGCCGACGTCGTCGATTTCGAAGCGCTGATGGCGGCCGTCTCGTCTGGTCATATCGTCGCGGCAAGCGACGTCTACCCGGAGGAGCCGCTGCCGGCCGACCACCCGGTGCGGAGCCTGAAAGGCTTCATCCGCTCGGCGCATCGGGCCGGCGCCCTCGACAGCGCCTTCAAGAAGATGGGCGACATGGTGCTCGAGGATATGGACCTGATGGATCGCGGCCTGCCGCCGATGCGCTGCAAGCGGGCGGAACGCGAAACGGTTTCGCGCATGCGTTCCAAACCGGTCGCGGTCAATTAG
- a CDS encoding HupE/UreJ family protein yields MKSALKSGLLALAAAALPAVAYAHTGVGQTSGFVHGFSHPVSGLDHVLAMVMVGVFAFQLGGRATWLVPATFVLVMALGGALGVSGVNLPFVETGIALSVVVLGAIVALNVKAPTALAMGVVGLFAIFHGHAHGVEMPEDAGGAAYAAGFMIATALLHAAGLGLGYVIGRAGERQGAFVTRAAGSVAAIAGVGILAGMI; encoded by the coding sequence ATGAAATCAGCACTCAAGAGCGGCCTGCTGGCCTTGGCTGCCGCCGCGCTTCCAGCCGTCGCCTATGCGCATACCGGTGTTGGTCAAACCTCCGGTTTTGTCCACGGCTTCAGTCATCCCGTTTCCGGTCTCGATCATGTCCTCGCCATGGTGATGGTCGGCGTTTTCGCATTTCAGCTCGGTGGCCGCGCCACCTGGCTGGTGCCGGCGACCTTCGTTCTGGTGATGGCGCTTGGCGGTGCTCTCGGCGTTTCCGGCGTCAATCTTCCCTTCGTTGAAACCGGCATTGCGCTTTCCGTGGTCGTCCTCGGCGCGATCGTTGCGCTCAATGTCAAGGCGCCGACCGCCCTTGCGATGGGTGTCGTCGGCCTCTTCGCGATCTTTCACGGGCATGCCCACGGGGTGGAGATGCCGGAGGATGCCGGCGGTGCCGCTTATGCTGCCGGTTTCATGATTGCGACCGCGCTTCTCCATGCCGCCGGCCTCGGTCTTGGCTATGTCATCGGCCGTGCCGGTGAACGGCAGGGCGCCTTCGTAACGCGCGCGGCTGGCAGTGTTGCCGCCATAGCAGGCGTCGGCATCCTTGCCGGCATGATTTAA
- a CDS encoding GbsR/MarR family transcriptional regulator — MNLPPLVQSFVLHFGEMGSRWGINRTVGQIYALLFVSPSPLCAEEIADSLGISRSNVSMSLRELQAWNLVLLRHRPDDRRDFFTTPDDVWLILRTLAEERKKREVDPTLSVLREILMQRPASEAERHAQQRMSEMHTLIEQLTHWYEDVKQLETERLATLLSLGAKVTKLLEAKDRVVSLGRSRRPNPANKS, encoded by the coding sequence ATGAACCTGCCGCCTCTTGTCCAGTCCTTCGTTCTCCACTTCGGCGAAATGGGCTCCCGCTGGGGAATAAACCGCACGGTCGGCCAGATCTATGCCCTGCTATTCGTCTCGCCGTCGCCGCTTTGCGCCGAGGAGATCGCCGACTCGCTCGGCATCTCGCGCTCCAATGTCTCGATGAGCCTGCGCGAATTGCAGGCCTGGAACCTCGTCCTTCTCAGACACAGGCCGGACGACCGCCGCGATTTCTTCACGACGCCGGATGATGTCTGGCTCATCTTGCGAACGCTTGCCGAGGAACGAAAGAAGCGTGAGGTCGATCCGACGCTGTCGGTTCTGCGCGAAATCCTGATGCAGCGCCCCGCCAGCGAGGCCGAACGTCATGCGCAGCAGCGTATGAGCGAAATGCACACGCTGATCGAGCAGCTGACCCATTGGTATGAAGACGTAAAACAACTTGAAACCGAAAGGCTCGCAACGCTACTCTCGCTGGGCGCGAAAGTGACAAAGCTTCTGGAGGCCAAGGACCGGGTGGTTTCGCTCGGCCGCAGCCGCCGGCCGAATCCTGCGAACAAGAGTTAG
- the cydD gene encoding thiol reductant ABC exporter subunit CydD — MGTAFFDATNGSETPPPDGDAVSARGEAAKAGLRGAAMLQALAAVIWIPQAGLLAVSVGRIADGGGLHDVLWPALGILTLGLARSCLDAAGGRLAFQAARAELSRRRQVAAAALCLSSPIDRGRPASGEAASVIGEQAELIVPYLARFQPARVKASLVPLVILAAILPVSWIAALVLLFAAPLIPIFMALIGWRAQAASEKQLVATGGLNGFLLDRLRGLATIRALDAVEATALRLRREAESLRMRTMAVLKIAFLSSAVLELFAALGVAMIAVYVGFSLLGEIRFGTWAGRLDLAEGLFILLLAPAFFEPLRELSAVWHDRAAGEAALKALDTLAAGGLPIRGSAEAAALTRTEAPAIRFDSLAFRYGADEPLILDGFNLDIAAGEHLALLGASGSGKSTLLSLMAGLAPCTGGRIVIGDVELADETAAALRSGMASIGQKPHIFAGTVAGNIALGRAGVLRGDVADALDAARLGKVAEAYGGRPLGEGGIGLSGGEVLRLAIARAACNPHLRIILADEPTAHLDAATAADVTESLLSLARGRTLIVATHDPRLAARMHRSIRIDADIMMREAAE, encoded by the coding sequence ATGGGCACTGCTTTCTTCGACGCGACAAACGGATCAGAGACGCCACCGCCGGACGGCGATGCCGTTTCGGCCCGCGGTGAGGCGGCGAAAGCCGGGCTGCGCGGGGCGGCTATGCTGCAGGCGCTGGCCGCCGTCATCTGGATCCCGCAGGCCGGCTTGCTCGCCGTCTCGGTCGGCCGCATTGCCGATGGCGGCGGCTTGCACGACGTCCTCTGGCCGGCTCTCGGCATCCTCACCCTCGGATTGGCAAGAAGCTGTCTCGACGCAGCCGGCGGCCGTCTTGCCTTTCAGGCTGCGCGCGCCGAGCTCAGCCGCAGGCGGCAGGTCGCGGCGGCGGCCCTTTGCCTGTCGTCGCCGATCGATCGTGGCCGGCCGGCCTCCGGCGAAGCCGCGAGCGTCATCGGCGAGCAGGCCGAACTCATCGTGCCCTATCTCGCCCGCTTCCAGCCGGCGCGGGTGAAGGCGAGCCTCGTGCCGCTGGTCATCCTTGCCGCGATCCTTCCCGTCTCCTGGATCGCCGCGCTGGTTTTGCTGTTCGCCGCGCCGCTCATCCCCATCTTCATGGCGCTGATCGGCTGGCGTGCGCAGGCGGCCAGCGAAAAACAACTCGTTGCAACAGGTGGCCTCAACGGTTTCCTGCTCGACCGACTGCGTGGACTGGCGACGATCCGGGCGCTCGATGCGGTGGAGGCCACCGCGCTCAGGCTGCGCCGCGAGGCGGAATCGTTGCGTATGCGCACCATGGCGGTGCTGAAGATTGCTTTTCTCTCCTCGGCCGTGCTCGAGCTTTTTGCCGCACTCGGCGTGGCGATGATTGCCGTCTATGTCGGCTTCAGTCTGCTCGGTGAGATCCGCTTCGGCACGTGGGCAGGCCGGCTCGACCTGGCCGAGGGATTGTTCATTCTGCTGCTGGCGCCGGCCTTCTTCGAACCGCTGCGCGAGCTTTCGGCCGTCTGGCACGATCGGGCGGCCGGCGAAGCGGCGCTGAAAGCGCTGGATACTCTGGCTGCTGGTGGTTTGCCGATCCGGGGATCGGCCGAGGCCGCGGCGCTTACCCGCACCGAGGCGCCGGCCATCCGCTTCGATAGTCTCGCTTTTCGCTATGGCGCAGACGAACCGCTGATCCTCGACGGTTTCAACCTCGATATCGCTGCCGGCGAACATCTGGCGCTTCTCGGCGCCAGCGGATCCGGCAAATCGACGCTCCTGTCGCTGATGGCGGGACTGGCCCCCTGCACCGGCGGCCGCATCGTCATCGGCGATGTCGAGCTCGCGGATGAGACTGCTGCGGCATTGCGCAGCGGCATGGCCTCGATCGGCCAGAAGCCGCATATCTTTGCCGGCACCGTTGCGGGGAATATCGCACTCGGCAGAGCCGGCGTGCTGCGCGGCGATGTGGCCGACGCACTGGATGCCGCCAGACTCGGAAAGGTGGCGGAGGCCTATGGCGGCCGGCCGCTCGGCGAGGGCGGCATCGGACTGTCCGGCGGCGAGGTGCTCAGGCTTGCGATCGCGCGGGCGGCCTGTAATCCGCATCTGAGGATCATCCTCGCCGACGAGCCGACCGCGCATCTCGATGCCGCCACCGCAGCCGACGTGACCGAGAGCCTGCTTTCGCTCGCGAGGGGCCGCACGTTGATCGTTGCCACTCACGATCCGCGGCTGGCCGCGCGCATGCATCGCAGCATCCGCATCGACGCCGATATCATGATGAGGGAGGCCGCCGAATGA
- a CDS encoding amino acid ABC transporter ATP-binding/permease protein has translation MSRFAADLKPILRLFLAERRPALLLGAALSAATVTAGIALLGLSGWFITATSLAGLSAAAITFDVFAPSAGIRLLAIVRTAARYGERLATHDATLGVLAALRERLFRGFAEPGAARALLHRPARLLFRLTADIDALDSLYLRILVPAAVAIGATFAASLVLGLMHPLLGLFSGLFLAGAGLGLPLIAARAARKHARRRAHGIEALRSRTIDLVAGQTDLLMAGRLAAQRQAIAAADHYTAGADDRLNRVETGLTFGFGLVSTLLLTASLLAVAALAETKAITAPVAALGLLVAFAATEPFAALRRGALELGRTLLAARRVAPRLAGARASDPLAAALPGYAFSLTDVSAFHENSAVPALQGIELTLRQGERLAVIGSSGAGKSSLLALLSGELPASAGDAAATRATLLTQRTELFEDNLRGNLALANPGASEARLREALAAAGLLADVEAMARGIDTPLGEGGLGLSGGQSRRLALARLFLRDTPLWLLDEPTEGLDGATARDVLGRLSAMAAGRSLVIATHIRREAVIADRIAVIEGGRITEVSRRGEAAFEKALDRLRPD, from the coding sequence ATGAGCAGATTTGCTGCAGACCTCAAGCCGATCCTGCGTCTGTTTCTTGCCGAGCGCCGGCCCGCTCTGCTGCTCGGCGCCGCCCTTTCGGCGGCGACGGTCACGGCGGGCATCGCCCTGCTCGGCCTGTCCGGCTGGTTCATCACCGCCACCTCGCTTGCCGGCCTTTCCGCCGCCGCCATCACCTTCGATGTTTTTGCGCCCTCGGCCGGTATCCGCCTGCTCGCCATTGTCAGGACGGCGGCGCGCTACGGGGAAAGGCTTGCGACCCATGACGCGACGCTCGGTGTGCTCGCAGCCTTGCGCGAAAGACTGTTTCGCGGCTTTGCCGAACCGGGCGCGGCGCGCGCGCTCCTGCATCGTCCGGCACGGCTGCTCTTCCGTCTGACGGCCGATATCGATGCGCTCGACTCCCTTTATCTCAGGATCCTCGTGCCGGCCGCGGTGGCGATCGGCGCCACCTTTGCGGCAAGCCTGGTGCTGGGACTCATGCATCCCTTGCTCGGTCTGTTCTCCGGCCTTTTTCTCGCCGGTGCCGGCCTCGGCCTGCCCTTGATCGCCGCCCGGGCGGCTCGCAAACATGCCCGCCGGCGCGCCCACGGCATCGAGGCGCTGCGGTCGCGGACGATCGATCTCGTCGCCGGCCAGACCGACCTCCTGATGGCCGGCCGGCTTGCGGCGCAAAGGCAGGCAATCGCTGCGGCAGACCATTACACCGCCGGCGCCGACGACCGATTGAACCGCGTCGAGACCGGCCTGACCTTCGGCTTCGGCTTGGTCTCCACCCTGCTGTTGACGGCATCGCTGCTTGCCGTCGCCGCTCTTGCGGAGACCAAGGCGATCACCGCTCCCGTCGCAGCTCTCGGCCTGCTGGTCGCCTTCGCGGCGACCGAACCCTTCGCGGCACTGCGCCGCGGCGCGCTGGAACTTGGGCGGACGCTGCTTGCGGCAAGGCGCGTGGCGCCGCGGCTTGCCGGCGCGCGGGCATCCGATCCATTGGCGGCGGCGCTGCCGGGATATGCTTTTTCGCTGACGGATGTCTCCGCCTTCCACGAAAATTCCGCCGTGCCCGCACTCCAGGGCATCGAGCTGACGCTTCGGCAAGGCGAACGCTTGGCCGTGATCGGCAGCAGCGGCGCCGGCAAGTCGAGCCTGCTCGCCCTGCTTTCCGGCGAGCTGCCGGCGAGCGCGGGGGATGCTGCGGCGACAAGGGCGACCTTGCTGACGCAGCGGACGGAACTCTTCGAGGATAATTTGCGCGGCAATCTCGCTCTTGCCAACCCAGGCGCCAGCGAAGCGCGTCTGCGGGAAGCGCTCGCTGCCGCCGGTCTGCTTGCGGATGTCGAGGCCATGGCGCGGGGGATCGATACGCCGCTCGGCGAAGGCGGGCTCGGCCTTTCCGGCGGTCAGTCGCGCCGGCTGGCGCTGGCCCGGCTCTTCCTGCGCGACACGCCGCTCTGGCTGCTCGATGAACCCACAGAGGGCCTCGACGGCGCCACGGCCCGCGACGTGCTCGGTCGCCTGTCGGCGATGGCGGCCGGCCGCTCGCTGGTGATCGCCACCCATATCCGCCGCGAGGCTGTTATCGCAGACCGCATCGCCGTCATCGAAGGCGGCCGCATCACAGAAGTTTCGCGCCGCGGAGAGGCGGCGTTCGAAAAGGCGCTCGACCGGCTTCGGCCGGACTGA
- a CDS encoding cytochrome ubiquinol oxidase subunit I: MELDIVALSRFQFALTALYHFLFVPLTLGLSVLLAIMETVYVMTGRQIWRQMTKFWGTLFGINFVIGVATGIVMEFQFGMNWSYYSYYVGDIFGAPLAIEGLMAFFLEATFVGLFFFGWDKLSKVGHLVATWAVALGSNFSALWILIANGWMQNPVGSALNPQTMRMEITSFFDVVFNPVAQAKFVHTVSAGYVCASIFVLGVSAWYVLKGRHVELAKRSMTVAASFGLASALSVVVLGDESGYLATENQKMKLAAIEGMWKTEPAPAAFTAFGFPDQEARETHFAVHIPWVMGLIGTRSLTTEIPGIDKLEQQAETRIRDGIKAYDALMQIRSAPAQDQVAQEVRSSFEDLGHDLGYALLLKRYVDDPRQATDAQIVQAARDTIPHVPTLFWSFRIMVGLGIFFILLTSTFFWLSARRHLDKYPLLLRIAVLAIPLPWVAIELGWVVAEFGRQPWVIEGVLPTAAAVSSLGAGTVLLTIIGFAALYTVLIVIEMSLMIKTIRQGPEPDDEPEAVLISETLVPAAE; encoded by the coding sequence ATGGAACTAGATATCGTTGCGCTATCGCGCTTTCAATTCGCGCTGACGGCGCTTTACCACTTCCTGTTCGTACCGCTGACGCTCGGTCTGTCCGTGCTGCTCGCGATCATGGAAACCGTCTATGTGATGACCGGCCGCCAGATCTGGCGGCAGATGACGAAATTCTGGGGGACGCTGTTCGGCATCAATTTCGTGATCGGCGTCGCCACCGGCATCGTCATGGAATTCCAGTTCGGCATGAACTGGAGCTATTATAGCTATTATGTCGGCGACATCTTCGGCGCGCCGCTGGCGATCGAAGGCCTGATGGCCTTCTTCCTCGAGGCGACCTTCGTCGGCCTGTTCTTTTTCGGCTGGGACAAGCTGTCGAAGGTCGGCCATCTCGTCGCCACCTGGGCGGTGGCGCTCGGCTCGAATTTTTCAGCGCTCTGGATCCTCATTGCCAATGGCTGGATGCAGAATCCGGTGGGATCGGCGCTCAATCCGCAGACGATGCGCATGGAGATCACAAGCTTCTTCGACGTGGTCTTCAATCCGGTCGCCCAGGCGAAATTCGTCCATACGGTATCGGCGGGTTATGTCTGCGCCTCGATCTTCGTGCTCGGCGTCTCGGCCTGGTATGTGCTGAAGGGCCGGCATGTCGAGCTTGCCAAGCGCTCGATGACGGTCGCCGCTTCCTTCGGTCTCGCTTCGGCGCTCTCGGTGGTCGTGCTCGGCGACGAGAGCGGTTATCTCGCCACCGAAAACCAGAAGATGAAGCTCGCGGCGATCGAGGGCATGTGGAAGACCGAGCCGGCGCCGGCCGCCTTCACCGCCTTCGGCTTCCCGGATCAGGAAGCGCGCGAAACGCATTTCGCCGTCCACATTCCCTGGGTCATGGGCCTGATCGGCACACGGTCGCTGACGACAGAGATCCCCGGCATCGACAAGCTCGAACAGCAGGCCGAAACCCGCATCCGCGACGGCATCAAGGCTTACGACGCGCTGATGCAGATCCGCTCAGCCCCGGCGCAGGATCAGGTGGCGCAGGAGGTGCGCAGCTCCTTCGAGGATCTCGGCCATGATCTCGGTTATGCCCTTCTGCTGAAGCGCTATGTCGACGATCCCCGGCAGGCCACCGACGCGCAGATCGTCCAGGCGGCGCGCGATACGATCCCGCATGTGCCGACGCTCTTCTGGTCCTTCCGCATCATGGTCGGCCTTGGCATCTTCTTCATCCTCTTGACATCAACCTTCTTCTGGCTTTCGGCGCGCCGCCATCTCGACAAATATCCGCTGCTTCTCAGGATTGCCGTGCTGGCGATCCCCCTGCCCTGGGTCGCGATCGAGCTTGGCTGGGTCGTCGCCGAGTTCGGCCGCCAGCCCTGGGTGATCGAAGGCGTCCTGCCGACGGCGGCGGCCGTCTCCAGCCTCGGCGCCGGCACCGTGTTGCTGACGATCATCGGTTTTGCAGCACTTTACACGGTGCTGATCGTCATCGAGATGAGCCTGATGATCAAGACGATCCGCCAAGGGCCGGAGCCGGACGACGAGCCGGAAGCCGTGCTGATTTCCGAAACCCTCGTCCCGGCCGCGGAGTGA
- the cydB gene encoding cytochrome d ubiquinol oxidase subunit II, with translation MILHELLDYETLRLIWWLLLGVLLIAFAATGGFDLGVGTLLPFVARTDTERRVVINTIGATWEGNQVWLILGGGAIFAAWPPLYAVSFSGFYLAMFAILFALILRPVGFKYRSKRDSARWRNGWDWALFIGGFVPSLIFGVAVGNVLQGVPFRFADDMRIFYEGSFFALLNPFALLCGLLSLAMLTMHGAAWLVLKASGLVAERARSYGSIAALVTIVLFALGGLFLWVGVGGYRITSDISPIGPSNPLLKTVVIEKSAWLVNYADHSWMIAAPVLGFAGAALAFIAMRARREVMTLLFSTVAITGIISTVGLSMFPFILPSSLDPRSSLTVWDASSSHMTLFIMLVVSAIFLPIIFAYTAWVYKVLWGKVDEKSVTDKNSHAY, from the coding sequence ATGATCCTTCACGAACTCCTCGATTATGAAACCCTGCGTCTCATCTGGTGGCTGCTGCTCGGCGTTCTGCTGATCGCCTTTGCGGCGACAGGCGGCTTCGACCTCGGCGTCGGCACGCTTCTGCCCTTCGTCGCCAGGACCGATACGGAACGGCGCGTGGTCATCAACACCATCGGCGCCACCTGGGAAGGCAACCAGGTCTGGCTGATCCTCGGCGGCGGCGCCATCTTCGCCGCCTGGCCGCCGCTTTATGCAGTCTCGTTTTCGGGCTTCTACCTGGCGATGTTTGCGATCCTTTTCGCGCTCATCCTGCGCCCGGTCGGCTTCAAATATCGCTCGAAGCGGGACAGCGCCCGCTGGCGCAACGGCTGGGACTGGGCGCTCTTTATCGGCGGCTTTGTGCCGTCGCTGATCTTCGGCGTCGCCGTCGGCAATGTGCTGCAGGGCGTGCCCTTCCGCTTTGCCGACGACATGCGGATCTTTTACGAAGGCTCGTTCTTCGCTCTGCTCAACCCCTTTGCCCTGCTTTGCGGCCTGCTCTCCCTCGCCATGCTGACGATGCATGGTGCGGCCTGGCTGGTGCTGAAGGCGAGCGGCTTGGTTGCGGAACGGGCCAGAAGTTATGGCAGCATCGCCGCCCTTGTTACCATCGTGCTGTTTGCGCTGGGCGGCCTCTTTCTGTGGGTCGGCGTCGGCGGCTACCGTATCACCAGCGATATCAGCCCGATCGGACCTTCCAATCCGCTGCTGAAAACGGTGGTGATCGAAAAGAGCGCCTGGCTTGTCAATTACGCCGACCATTCCTGGATGATCGCCGCACCCGTTCTCGGCTTTGCCGGCGCGGCCCTGGCCTTTATCGCCATGCGGGCAAGGCGCGAGGTGATGACACTGCTCTTCAGCACCGTCGCGATAACAGGTATCATCTCGACGGTCGGTCTCTCGATGTTCCCGTTCATCCTGCCCTCCTCGCTCGATCCGCGCTCGAGCCTGACGGTCTGGGACGCATCCTCCAGCCATATGACGCTGTTCATCATGCTGGTGGTGTCGGCGATTTTCCTGCCGATCATCTTTGCCTACACGGCCTGGGTCTACAAGGTTCTGTGGGGCAAGGTCGACGAGAAGTCCGTGACCGACAAGAACAGCCACGCCTACTGA
- the cydX gene encoding cytochrome bd-I oxidase subunit CydX: MWYFAWILGLPLAAAFAVLNAMWYELTDDAARKKGSE, encoded by the coding sequence ATGTGGTATTTTGCATGGATCCTCGGCCTGCCGCTGGCAGCCGCCTTCGCCGTCCTCAACGCCATGTGGTATGAGCTGACGGACGACGCAGCCCGGAAGAAGGGGTCTGAGTAG
- a CDS encoding uridylate kinase produces the protein MRNYRLAALKMLASDIADMRSASPVRIAIDGRTASGKTTLANELAALIQGREVIRTSVDGFHRPQSERYARGRYSAEGYYHDARDLQAINTLLLAPLGPLGDRRYRTASFDLDTDQPIEQEAQLASANAILIVDGTFLQRPELCNGWDLTIFVETSELVSEERGINRDASRLGGVETARLLYAERYRPAFDIYQRFSLPASTAYVIFNNDDFEHPRIECRQNGRLRAASLTNR, from the coding sequence ATGCGAAATTATCGACTTGCTGCGCTGAAAATGCTGGCGTCGGACATCGCAGACATGCGTTCAGCATCCCCCGTCCGGATCGCAATTGATGGGCGAACGGCATCGGGGAAGACAACGCTGGCGAACGAACTGGCCGCGTTAATTCAAGGTAGGGAGGTTATTCGTACTTCTGTCGACGGCTTCCATAGACCGCAGTCGGAACGTTATGCACGCGGACGGTATTCCGCTGAAGGCTATTACCATGACGCTCGTGACCTTCAGGCTATCAATACACTTCTCCTCGCTCCTTTGGGCCCACTTGGCGATCGCCGATATCGCACAGCCTCGTTCGATCTCGACACTGACCAGCCTATTGAACAGGAGGCACAATTGGCATCGGCGAATGCCATTCTCATCGTCGACGGCACATTTCTCCAGCGGCCCGAACTCTGCAACGGATGGGATCTGACGATCTTCGTCGAAACTTCGGAACTTGTTTCGGAGGAGAGAGGTATCAACAGGGATGCAAGCCGTCTCGGAGGCGTAGAGACCGCTCGCCTCCTCTATGCAGAACGGTATCGACCAGCCTTTGATATCTACCAACGCTTCAGCTTACCGGCTTCAACTGCATACGTGATTTTCAACAATGACGACTTTGAACATCCTCGAATTGAGTGCCGGCAAAATGGCAGATTGAGGGCCGCTTCTCTCACAAATCGCTGA